From the genome of Methylomonas sp. UP202, one region includes:
- the rpiA gene encoding ribose-5-phosphate isomerase RpiA, which produces MNDKQRVAQHAAQHVQNGMIVGLGTGSTANLFIEELARRRTQEGLKFSAVASSTVSTIKARQLDLPLIAIDHLEHLDLYVDGADEVAPDLTLLKGRGYDLVREKLLAKACDSFLVLIDASKRVKRIGENFPIPIEVMPFAWKLVQRSVAAIGGHGSLRQTANGDGLVVTSYGSLVLDVVFDSTLDAKTLNERLNGIPGIVEHGIFNGLTGAVFCGHDGQVDELWA; this is translated from the coding sequence ATGAACGACAAACAACGCGTCGCCCAACATGCTGCTCAACACGTGCAAAACGGCATGATCGTCGGCCTGGGCACCGGCTCCACCGCCAATCTGTTCATCGAAGAACTGGCGCGGCGCCGCACCCAGGAAGGCCTGAAATTCAGCGCCGTGGCCAGTTCGACGGTCAGCACGATCAAGGCCCGTCAACTCGATTTGCCGCTGATCGCGATCGACCATCTGGAACACCTGGACTTGTACGTGGACGGTGCCGACGAAGTCGCCCCCGATCTGACGCTATTGAAAGGCCGCGGTTACGATTTGGTACGCGAAAAGTTGCTGGCCAAGGCCTGCGATTCGTTTCTGGTATTGATCGACGCCAGCAAGCGCGTCAAACGCATCGGCGAGAACTTTCCGATTCCAATCGAAGTGATGCCGTTCGCCTGGAAGCTGGTACAACGCAGCGTGGCGGCGATCGGCGGGCACGGTAGCTTGCGGCAAACCGCCAACGGCGACGGCTTGGTCGTCACCTCATACGGCAGCCTGGTGTTGGATGTGGTGTTCGATTCCACGCTGGACGCCAAAACCCTGAACGAACGGCTGAACGGCATTCCCGGTATCGTCGAACACGGCATATTCAACGGCTTGACTGGTGCGGTATTTTGCGGCCACGACGGACAAGTGGACGAACTTTGGGCTTAG
- a CDS encoding FIST N-terminal domain-containing protein, translating to MPIRIAHSSAVDPTTAVNELHAGLVQERLAAVIFFCSADYDLTALAAALSLAFKDLPVVGCTTAGEIGPAGLCERSLIGVGFSASVCSAVGGLLGDLRSLSAEQTKDFAQSRLNALLDLAPYACSSNSFGFLLIDGLSLKEEPVALDIQRMLGNIPLVGGSAGDGLRFQDTWVYWGGAFHPNHAVMLLISTTLPVYAYRTQHFLPSEHRMVVTAADIGRRTVHEINGLPAAEEYARLIGYPLDQLTPALFAAYPVVVKIDGSYYVRGLQRANPDGSLTFYCAIEEGLVLRIAQGENLLENLAAAFGRVRQVIGRPLVTLGCDCILRKLEVAAADQLDDLNRLMTDNRVVGFHTYGEQFRGIHINQTFAAVAIGAPATASEHD from the coding sequence ATGCCTATTCGTATCGCCCATTCGAGTGCCGTCGACCCGACAACGGCGGTCAACGAGCTACATGCCGGCCTGGTTCAGGAACGGCTGGCCGCCGTGATATTTTTTTGCTCGGCCGATTACGACCTAACGGCGCTGGCAGCCGCATTATCGTTGGCGTTTAAGGACCTGCCGGTCGTCGGTTGTACGACGGCCGGCGAAATCGGACCAGCCGGGCTTTGCGAACGCAGCCTGATCGGCGTCGGCTTCTCTGCATCGGTGTGCAGCGCCGTCGGCGGCCTGCTCGGCGACTTACGGAGTCTGTCCGCCGAGCAAACCAAGGACTTCGCCCAATCTCGGTTGAACGCGCTATTAGATTTGGCGCCGTACGCCTGTTCGTCCAACAGTTTCGGTTTTTTATTGATAGACGGTCTGTCTTTGAAAGAAGAACCGGTCGCCCTGGACATTCAACGGATGCTCGGCAACATTCCGCTGGTCGGCGGTTCGGCCGGCGACGGTTTGAGGTTTCAGGATACGTGGGTTTATTGGGGAGGTGCGTTCCACCCGAACCACGCGGTCATGCTGTTAATCAGCACCACCCTGCCGGTGTACGCTTACCGGACTCAACACTTCTTACCTTCCGAGCACAGGATGGTGGTCACCGCCGCCGACATCGGCCGGCGCACCGTCCACGAAATCAACGGCCTGCCAGCCGCCGAGGAGTACGCGCGACTGATCGGCTATCCGCTGGACCAACTCACGCCGGCGTTGTTCGCCGCATATCCGGTCGTCGTCAAGATCGACGGCAGTTATTACGTGCGCGGCCTGCAACGCGCCAATCCGGACGGCAGCTTGACCTTTTACTGCGCGATCGAGGAAGGCTTGGTGTTGCGCATCGCTCAAGGCGAAAACTTGCTGGAAAATTTGGCGGCGGCCTTCGGTCGCGTCCGTCAAGTCATCGGCCGGCCGCTGGTGACGCTCGGCTGCGATTGCATCCTGCGAAAACTGGAAGTTGCCGCCGCCGATCAGCTCGATGACTTGAACCGCTTGATGACCGACAACCGCGTGGTCGGCTTTCACACCTACGGCGAACAGTTTCGCGGCATCCACATCAACCAAACCTTCGCGGCCGTGGCGATCGGCGCTCCGGCAACGGCATCCGAACATGACTGA
- a CDS encoding sensor domain-containing diguanylate cyclase, with protein sequence MTDPNANPSLPALQAEIARLNKVVQVLMDRVEHSGDLGNSYFDQVQATVMLEDLVRRRTQELEAALAENRAINRALSEAEQKFHCVLDQSLVGISMTIDQRFNYANPKFAEILGYSVEEILKLGPADITPAEDLPQVLDVIRRALNGEFQQLTFTTRAVRKDGRIINVEMSGKAPLDIGGRPALIAVWADITERLGAEREIEALQTRLRDQALHDALTGLYNRLFLAENLDRTIALAARHGYPVSAVIADLDFFKSVNDRYGHPGGDAALKHLADLMRQHARSSDIICRYGGEEFLLLMPDTPVEVARERAEYLRQCLAEQRVAWKSTPIALTASFGVASYPEDAQSGGELIEAADSALYASKANGRNRVTRYGQPWEPNRSI encoded by the coding sequence ATGACTGACCCAAACGCCAATCCCAGCCTCCCGGCTTTGCAGGCTGAAATCGCCCGCTTGAACAAAGTCGTCCAAGTCTTGATGGACCGTGTCGAACACAGCGGCGATTTGGGAAACTCCTATTTCGATCAAGTCCAGGCAACGGTGATGCTGGAAGACTTGGTGCGGCGCCGCACTCAGGAATTGGAAGCGGCGCTGGCAGAAAACCGGGCCATCAACCGCGCGCTGAGCGAAGCGGAACAAAAATTTCACTGCGTGCTCGATCAATCCTTGGTCGGCATTTCAATGACGATCGACCAACGCTTTAACTACGCCAACCCGAAATTCGCCGAAATTCTGGGCTATAGCGTCGAGGAAATTCTGAAACTCGGTCCGGCCGACATTACCCCGGCCGAAGACTTGCCCCAGGTTTTGGACGTGATTCGCCGCGCATTGAACGGGGAATTCCAGCAACTGACCTTTACGACTCGGGCAGTGCGCAAGGATGGTCGGATCATCAACGTCGAAATGTCGGGGAAAGCGCCGCTGGATATTGGCGGCCGTCCGGCGCTGATCGCGGTTTGGGCGGACATTACCGAGCGGCTCGGAGCGGAGCGGGAAATCGAGGCGTTGCAAACGCGGCTGCGCGACCAAGCCCTGCACGATGCGCTGACCGGGCTTTACAATCGTTTGTTTTTAGCCGAAAACCTGGACCGGACCATCGCGCTGGCCGCCCGGCACGGCTATCCGGTCAGCGCGGTGATTGCCGATCTGGATTTTTTCAAATCGGTCAACGACCGTTACGGCCATCCCGGCGGCGATGCCGCGTTAAAACATCTGGCCGATCTGATGCGGCAACACGCCAGATCTAGCGACATCATCTGCCGTTACGGCGGCGAAGAGTTTTTACTGTTGATGCCCGATACGCCCGTCGAAGTGGCCCGCGAGCGCGCCGAGTACCTGAGACAATGCCTGGCCGAGCAACGCGTGGCCTGGAAAAGCACGCCGATAGCGCTGACCGCCTCCTTCGGTGTCGCCAGCTATCCCGAGGATGCCCAATCCGGCGGCGAATTGATCGAGGCGGCCGACAGCGCGCTGTACGCGTCCAAAGCCAACGGGCGCAATCGAGTCACGCGCTATGGTCAACCTTGGGAACCGAACCGTTCAATCTAG
- a CDS encoding peroxiredoxin: MSQLLEKNQEAPFFRAVNQDNKMIYLSDYQGEKTVVLYFYPKDDTPGCTIEANDFTALAAEFAAANTVIVGVSKDDCESHRAFIAKYGLNVQLLADTDGALCDSYGTWQEVEKDGIKKWKIVRSTFIIGKDGKLLEAMYGVSPDGHAQAVLDIVKSLPV, translated from the coding sequence ATGTCGCAATTATTAGAAAAAAACCAGGAAGCGCCGTTTTTCCGTGCCGTGAATCAAGACAATAAAATGATCTATCTGTCGGATTACCAGGGCGAAAAGACTGTGGTGCTGTATTTTTACCCCAAGGACGATACGCCGGGCTGCACGATAGAAGCCAACGACTTTACCGCGCTCGCCGCCGAGTTTGCGGCGGCTAACACCGTCATCGTCGGCGTCAGCAAGGACGACTGCGAGAGCCACCGCGCCTTCATCGCCAAATACGGTCTGAATGTGCAATTATTGGCCGATACCGACGGTGCGCTGTGCGACAGTTACGGTACCTGGCAGGAAGTCGAAAAAGACGGCATCAAAAAGTGGAAGATCGTCCGCTCGACCTTCATTATCGGCAAGGACGGCAAGTTGCTCGAAGCCATGTACGGCGTTAGCCCGGATGGACACGCGCAAGCGGTACTGGATATTGTCAAAAGCCTGCCCGTCTGA